A single region of the Epinephelus moara isolate mb chromosome 14, YSFRI_EMoa_1.0, whole genome shotgun sequence genome encodes:
- the d2hgdh gene encoding D-2-hydroxyglutarate dehydrogenase, mitochondrial, whose product MAGIFQKTLRLRTALRHLGPHSTFSSTTTARLSPVDLRSLFLPTTSWQFGLCCQKLHTGADRSSPSPSAAPDRLPFSRITQEDLAVFRKILPDRVITDPDLLESSNVDWLKTVKGSSELLLRPQTTEEVSQILKYCNSRNLAVNPQGGNTGLVGGSVPVYDEIVLSTALMNNILTFDSISGILTCQAGCVLENLSLYLEERDYIMPLDLGAKGSCHIGGNVATNAGGLRLLRYGSLHGTVLGLEVVLADGRVLDCLATLRKDNTGYDLKQLFIGSEGTLGVITAVSILCPRKPKSVNVVFLGCETFEQLLKTFQLCRGMLGEILSAYEFLDSECMRLLNTHLKLPNPISDCPFYVVIETSGSDPTHDGEKLHNFLEEAMTSSLVTDGTVATEDSKIKALWSMRERVTEALTHDGFTYKYDISLPVERIYQLVTDMREHLGDRAKSVVGYGHVGDGNLHLNITSPAKDPALLAAIEPFVYEWTASCQGSISAEHGLGLKKRNYIYYSKPSQAVALMGDIKDMLDPKGILNPYKTLPDNLK is encoded by the exons ATGGCGGGGATTTTCCAAAAAACACTGAGACTGAGGACAGCTCTCAGACATCTGGGCCCCCACAGCACCTTCTCATCAACAACCAcagccagactttcacctgtGGACCTCCGCAGTCTGTTTCTTCCCACCACATCATGGCAGTTTGGACTCTGCTGTCAGAAGCTGCACACAGGGGCAGACAggtcctccccctccccctctgctgCTCCAGACAGGCTGCCTTTCTCCAGAATAACTCAGGAAGATTTGGCCGTCTTCAGGAAGATCCTACCAGACAGAGTCATCACTGATCCGGACCTGCTGGAGTCCAGTAATGTGGATTGGCTCAAGACTGTGAAAG GCTCCAGTGAGCTGCTGCTGAGACCTCAAACGACTGAGGAAGTTTCTCAAATTCTCAA GTACTGTAACAGTCGTAATCTGGCGGTGAATCCTCAAGGAGGTAACACTGGGCTGGTTGGGGGCAGCGTGCCGGTGTATGATGAGATCGTCCTCTCCACTGCCCTCATGAACAACATCCTCACCTTTGATAGTATCTCTG GCATTCTGACCTGTCAGGCAGGCTGTGTCCTGGAGAACTTGTCCCTTTACCTGGAGGAGAGAGACTACATCATGCCACTCGATCTGGGGGCTAAAGGCAGTTGCCACATTGGGGGAAACGTGGCAACAAACGCAGGTGGACTCCGGCTGCTGCGATACGGCTCCTTACACGGGACTGTGCTGGGTCTGGAAGTG GTGTTGGCAGACGGGCGAGTGCTGGACTGCTTGGCCACACTGCGGAAAGATAACACAGGATATGACCTCAAACAGCTCTTCATAGGGTCAGAGGGCACACTGGGGGTCATCACCGCAGTGTCCATCCTTTGTCCACGGAAACCCAAATCTGTCAATGTGGTTTTTCTGG GCTGTGAGACCTTTGAGCAGCTGCTGAAGACATTTCAGCTCTGCAGAGGCATGCTGGGAGAAATCCTGTCGGCCTACGAATTCCTGGACAGTGAATGTATGAGGCTGCTGAACACGCACCTCAAACTCCCCAATCCCATCTCTg ATTGTCCGTTCTACGTTGTCATAGAAACGTCTGGATCCGACCCAACACATGACGGAGAGAAGCTCCACAATTTCTTAGAGGAGGCGATGACATCATCGTTGGTTACAGATGGGACTGTGGCAACTGAAGACTCAAAAATCAAG GCTCTGTGGTCGATGCGTGAACGTGTCACGGAGGCGCTGACTCACGATGGCTTCACTTACAAATATGACATCTCGCTTCCAGTGGAGCGGATCTACCAGCTGGTGACAGACATGAGGGAGCACCTGGGGGACCGAGCCAAGAGTGTGGTGGGATACGGACACGTAG GAGATGGAAACCTCCACCTGAACATCACCTCTCCTGCCAAAGACCCTGCTCTCCTCGCTGCCATCGAGCCCTTCGTCTACGAGTGGACGGCCAGCTGTCAGGGCAGCATCAGTGCAGAGCACGGACTGGGCCTGAAGAAGAGGAACTATATCTACTACAGTAAACCCAGCCAAGCTGTGGCTCTGATGGGTGACATCAAAGACATGCTGGATCCTAAGGGCATCCTCAACCCGTACAAGACTCTGCCAGATAACCTGAAATGA